The window TCCATTCCacgcaaaaaaaaatactagtagtaagtCCATATTGTTTTCTCTAAACAAATTTGGATCGAGCCACTTCAATTGGAAATTGGTAGTACTAAATTCTCTGTGCTCACTATCatcattgaattttttttaagagatgaaaagtgaaaattgTGATAGaatgtttttctttattttaaatcctCTTAGCTAATGTGAAATGAGTTTAGTTGCAGCCCACATGTGACTAAATTTAAACTTCAAAACAGTATTTAATTGAACGTGTGAATTTTAGTGCGTCACCTCCAAAAAAAGAACCCACAAATTCGGCTCTACTATGATGATTCACGATTTATCATCTTCAACGCCATCTTTAGTCTTTTCTTCCAACTCTTGCCTTTTGTTTACTATTGGATTCTCATTCTTATACTATTGGATTATGttgcttttatttaaatatgtcATTCGATATCTGATCATATTCTATCACCACCAACTTCTTTTTTGTTCTGAAAATGATGAAGTTAAAGATGCAGCAAACGACCGTTTAGTTCAtagggaaaagaaaataaaagaaacgaAGCAAAAGTAAAAGGCATAAAGTAGTTTCATACAGTTGTGGACTCATTTCGATTATTCCCAGCTATCATATGATATAGATTAgtagaaaaagtaaatttcTTAACTGAAAGTCACCAACTCATAGATggtcatttatttatttttcttttggtaATTACCAAGGGTATCCATCAGGGTCAGATGCAGCTTAATGGATAGGGACTGATCCAAGATTTAAAGCTACTGTGCGAAAGCGGAGATCAATCCACTAATCATTTGGTTATGGATAGGCGAGTATTGCACCATTAACCACACCCTccaattgatttatttattttctgaagTATATATATCAAATGGTTCAACATAATTCCCACATAAATGTGTAAACATTACTGCATTAAATGACTCAAAGGCACCATAATTAAGAGTAGAGTGTAGGACCGAGTccataaatttcaaataacgAAATCGAATATTATTACGTTCAGTTAGAAttgttttctaaatttaaaagatcAAGGGCGCCGGCACTATTCGTtcgatttagataaatttgtatattgaaataccgatatcattttttcaggGACTAccaatacaattaaaataatttgatattactactgtattatttatttgttctatataaatatattatcgaatttgttactactaattatttttaccaaGACTCTATTAGGGTTATGTACTTAAGTTTCGAGTagtatctatttttattcattttatgatCAACACCTATTTACATTTATGACTTGATGTTTTAAATTGGAATGGACAGCAAAATTTAGGGAGTCTATTTTTAGGAGAATGGGAGTTTAAGTAAAGTCCAAAAcgtcattatatatataattgaaggagcattttaatttgttgtccAAACCCTTGCTACAACTTTTTGTGAGGTAGAGATCACGAGATGGATTGAATCATGACAATAAGCTACACATCATCTCTAACAAACGACTCCATATGTAGTGAACTCTcgtatatatgtatgtacCCTAATTATTTGTCTAATATTTAGATAGTGTGGTATCGATTGCGATTGCATACAATTTTCCTTTCTGCTTgctcatttattatattactGTTGGCATTTGAAACCAATAAAATACCAATCCGGATCGGTGTCGAGAAATGCTAAGTATATAAATCCTAGACTCCTCatatcaccaattggttttaggatgaaGCCGTGATTTATCGTAGTATCGAAGCGGTCACAGTTGTCGAGTTAAAATTAAAGCACGCCAATGATTCTCAATTGAAGCAGAAAAAATGACTGACCAATGAGTATATCTAGGCTGAAAATTTTCGTCCAATCGATAAAGAAAAATTCCAACTCTCCAAGATTCACTTTGAAGGGTTTGAGGAGGGTGTTggtatttaaactaaaaaacatataattgtCACATCGTTGTAAGGAATTTAAACTCAGTATATAAATCACGTGGTCCTCCTCCATCACATATggaattggttttaggatggagCTGATTTCTATCAACTAGAATATAAGGAGGAActcaatattttcttttgatacATTTTTTGCATATAGCTTTAATCTACAATCCATTTATATCAAACATTTGATTTCCGCACTAGGTGGTTACTAGTTAGTGAATTAGAACATTTAAATCAACcgtcataaaaaattaatcagtattataaatagaaacatcTCATCGAGAAAGTAACTAACATTTTGTTATTGgtaaaccaaaaataatttgaaaactcTACATCGCCCGCCCTAATGTGACATATGTACTTGGGATATTTCCACCATACTAGATTTTATTCgagattttttgttattcaaaatatattgatttccTAGCGTTTCatgatcttttttttttttggctgattatttttcttttccaatattatatttgtaattttaaaaaggaaaaaatccGAACATCACATACATATTTGCTAGCTTATAATTcgattaaaatcctacaacaATAAAAGTAATAGCATAAAAATACCGAACCTGAAGTGGATCCATTTAGATTTTGAATTGTTGTGTTTCAAAATGATAATCATAAATTTGAAgggatttgaatttcaaaaagtCTGATTTGAATTCTGATCTACATCTGAATTAACTGCGAGActtgattttaaattctttGAAGTTAAATTTTCTTCGTAAATGAGCACGACAAGTCAACAACCCACACAATAAAACGAATGAGGCTATAGACTATAGCATTATTTTGTGCCTTATGCTATATAACTAAGCATGTTAGAATAATTGAATCGATAGACATCAAGAGAAATCGACCAGGAATTAGCATTTTATACGGTAATTGACACATTAAGGGtgtttatattataaatagttaacaatattatacggagtactattataataaattgatttattttaaattaaatactactccctctttGTGACGATTGTTCACTGTAGGAGTATCATTTGAgtttgacacgagttttaataaatgtaaagtaagttggtgaaaaaagatagtggaatgtgagacctactttcTTATCGGGACTCTTAAAGTGGACACCCAAAAAACAAACGGTACTCCTAAAATGAGATGGAGGGAGGAGTACTAAGCTTGAAATGTGTCATTTCacatttgaatttatattattattaaattttatcttaTGTGGCAATCAATATTGGCGCTCTTCGTACTGAATCTTGGATCTTTTGATCTGTTTTCtaactcaaatttttttttttcgagtaaataaatataaatttaaaaacacgCTACAAAAGACTCAAACTCAAAACAATCTAAAACTTTATCACTCGATTCTAGTATTTTGTATGGGCAAgcgagaaaaaaatagtaaaagggACAAAAATCGGTCCTCAAGGTTGGTGAAAATAATGATGGAATTCTTGTGATTTTTGACCTAGAGATTGACTTATcagtatttataatattctatacttatcttttttatatataggaTATATCATAAAATCTCACTTATATGAATAACTgcatttttttgaaaaataggctcccctattttcttttcttatgaCGTCAATAGTATGAGAGAGTTAGATGaagaacaaagaaaataaacgaTTCGTATAAAAACCATATAGTAACTATGAATTATAAAGTTCACAGCATAATTCAGATAAAGTTGTGATTATAATTGTAAAAACATGCATGAGCCCAATATCCagtgataaaatataaaggcCAGGCCCATTACAGCCCAAATGAGCTCACcgtcaaatttaaatttttttatcactatTTTCTTcgttttctcatcaatcaactGAAACTtcttcaaaccctaattacaTCTGCAcatttctagagagagaaagagaatatGGGGAAAATACCGGTGAAGATGAAGTCGGTGACATACGCCCTGTCGCCATTTCAGCAGAAGGTGATGCCCGGGCTCTGGAAGGATTTGTCCGGTAAGATCTCCCACAAGATCTCCGAGAATTGGATCAGCACCACGCTCCTGCTCGGCCCGCTCGTCGGCACCTATTCGTAAGAGTTTTATTCATTCATAAGTTAGATCTCTGAATTTTGTTAGAATGAGACCGATCGCCTCCTTCTAATTTTGGTACTGCTCGGTGAATGAATCATGAGTAGATTGTTGCGTTGACTTGACTTGActgaattttgaattatcaAAACTTGATGGTTTATACGATATTGGGATTTATATCGAGTTTTTGCTGAAAAAGGACGATCCGATTGTATTGTCGATGCACTATTCCCATCTGTGATTGTATAATACATGAAATTGGATACCTTGGATATTGATATTGCAACTTGACCAACAAACTTGCTATTATACATAACTATAGAAGGATTGTTCTTTCTACATTAGTTACATGCTCTACTTTGGCAAGTTtcatccatatatatagttttcttgtttattgtcgaatcaaattttgtttcggTGTTTGAGATTTGAATACTGGTGTTTGAGGAGTATCACCATTTTGATTCTACCTAAGCCTAGTTATCTTATTCTTGAATATTGAAGTACTGCATCATATCAAATTTCCCATGTGAAGGAAGGATACCAGTTTGAGATGCTTTGGTTTAGTTTTTAGTTCTCttattttgtgataaatttgagagtgGGGTTGAATTTTATCTTTGCTAAGATGAAACCAGCTTAAACTGGTTTTTCATCACCACTTAACCAAATGTTTACCAACCACATCACAAGATTTAATAGAGAACAGGTAATTCGAAGCAATGACTtagacaaaaagaaaaataagcaGGGGAAACAAACAAAAGATACAAACACTGTCAACTTAAAATCCATCCATTTGGCCTGCTTCCTCATTCTGGTTATTGATAAACCATGATGAGCATTGAGCAACATAATTGGATAACCACAGTTCTTGGCTTTTGTGAGCCTGATATAGTAGCATTATATGGTCATTTTAGTTCTGCATAGAACAAAATTGCCAGTAATCTGCCTTCGATTAATCGCTGTACTAGAGCTTATTTTGTTTGTACGACAGGCATGTAGTATTATGGCATTTGTCACCCGTTTGAGGGTGAGAGGGCCGAGGTTCAATCCTCATTACCTTCCCTAACTTAAAAAAGCTGTGCTTCATAATTGTTGATGTTTGTTTAATCCTTAGTTACTGCAAACTGTCTTTTCGGGGAATTTGACCAAGTGATATGAATTTTTGTGTGCAGGTATGTGCAGTGGTACCTGGAAAAGGAGAAGATGGAGCACAGATACTGAAGGTAGTTATACCAATACTCGATTTGTCTGTGGAAAGCTCTCAAGCATTTAGACAATAAGCTGACATGCACTGCCTGCTGGTTGCTGGTTTTGGATCCCCAATTTATCTTGGGTTTCCAGtctgtttttttattcatgtTATGTAAAACCTGGATTCATGTATTCTAGTACAAAATTGTCTGCCTTGAATGTTGGCAAATTTTATGCTTGATCTTCGCtgtaatttacaaaattttccattgattttgatttaatgatATTTCTGATATAGCATATGTTGACCGTGTTTTAATGTCTCTTGCATTCATCTTGTGTGCTATATTGGTTAATAGTTAATCGGTAACCTATAAACCAAACCCAGCCTGTTCCTTGTCAATGCAGCAAGGTTTCAAGGAATGCACAAAAGGTGTTCAATGAATTTCTACGAGAGGCATCCGTGCTGTCTTTCAACTGGTTATCCGATAGAAATTTCCCTACTCTCTCTCCGCTGGAAATGCTATCCTCATCTTCGTCTGTCTTTGTTCTCTGTTGACTAATTGACAAGCCACATTAATTTGATGTTGAAGCTCGTCAACTACAATGATCAGTTGGAGCCTAAATCGCTCACTCCTGATGTGTCGTCAGAGTTGAACAATAAGCCTCAAGATCGATCAAGATTATGTGGCTCTTCCACGTCCCAACAATTACCTCCTCCAGTGAGAAGCTCACAACTTGAGTGACCAACAATGAGTGAGATTGGTTGCATTCCAATATTCAATCCACCCAATTTCGATCGAATGAGTTTACATTTCCATAAGACTCTTGACGTTGTTCccttaaaattttgatttttttttttctcggcatgtgtaaattaatttttagtcgAGATTGTTAGTTTGTTACGATTTcatttgaaaaggaaaaaaaatggctttcattttaaaagggaaaaaaaatggcCCAAACCATAATATATAAGTAGAATCTTAAAATATGCAACAGGTCATATATATACAGagcaataaaacaaaattctaaTGCGTTTATATTTCGGTTTTTATATAGAACTAGTATCATGTCTGCCTCTGCATAcagattaataaatttttaaaacattaatttttaattttaaattaattaaataaattagaatcaatattaacaatgaacaatatgagtaacaattttagttatatgagaataaaaaatctatacaaatcaacattgaagcataataaatttgaaacaaatcacataatataatgtttaaacaataaatcttggagtaggaagataaaaatctatcataataaagaattatacaatgacatttttaaaatttctttatacactacattaactttaaaattaaaatcaatctcatcattataaattaaaaccttcaattcttcacaatTCGTCACTCTTCAACAGAACTCGCcaaaaactacaataaaataaagaacaaaatcaataatcaatatgtattaaaacgaTCATCCGTAGAGCAAAGCATAAGATGTATGAGACCCATGAAAGTACACAATCGAACAATTCACACCACATAATTTTGTGGAGGCTTCCCTAGCCatcaaaatcaagaagatAAAGCTATAGtgactacaaattaatatcaatCAAAGTGacaaatagagaataaaagtatttatttaccTGGGAATGAAGAGAGAGGTGAATATGTCTACTGAGTGAGAATATATATAGCATAAATGATTCCATGAATGTAACTAAAAGAAGCGTCAATAAGAAGCAAATGAAAACTCAACCTGTTAAtatcaccaaaatcaaatataaatatagtagtaattgtatacaaattagaaagaaaaatagaagtacCCTATAGCCAAACTTGAGGAAAACACTGAGTGGAGGAAGTAGAATAGCCACGATAATGCCGTGAAAGTTGTTGTTCCCATTTTTCTTCGCTGTGATCAAGTGGGTCATTTAGCTGCAAATTGTGAAGGGGAGGCAATGAGAAAGGCTGgagaatttgatgagaaaggTGATGCAGAAATTGTGCCTACAAAGCCTTATCAAGCAAGTTGGAAATTACATGATAGAGCATCATAAGTATGCTTGTGTGTGTAAATTCAAATGCTAATGAATGTGGTCTTTCATGTAAGTTTTATGTCTCacatatgtgacatgtgatagaatcctaaatagaattggatatttaatataatacattaaCTTGGTATACGACACATTtttccctaattaattattgttattgggACGTTTCCtaatcatatgattaattagtcAATTAACGGTAATTCACATTATGATTCCTATGACTAACAAGGAAATTGAggttatatataattatatatggcCGATTGTTAGTTGACTAATATATAGTCACTGATTTGGGAATAATATATTTCCTATCATATATTAAGGAAAGGAATATATAAGTAAGGAATAATGTTTGTGATTTACGTGAGACTTGAGAATCAAgtttatgattatgaataaattattttgggcctctttgatggaaagggcTTTTAGGGTTTGATAATTAGGGTATGTCCTCTctctgcctataaatacaagtgtggtgatcccatcaaatcacacacataaagagaacacataaacgaaggaaagagagagaaacaaatccttggagttggaATTGCGTCACTACGCCGAAAAGAGTTCAAGGAAATCGTCTCCTCCTTCCtcaatcgcttccgctatggatCATTAAGGTAAGTTTTCGATCCATTATGTTTATGGTTAAtacgtgaaatacatgatgttcgaagatcttgctttatttatattcaattatgtattcttgaatatatgatgataaataatgtccAACATGTGGTATCAGAGCATTGTTGAGAACTCATGTATTTTCGTATAATTGAAACcatattattgataaattaattgaatctgTTGTTTGTTTAATATGGTCAGCGCATtgtgaattcaaatttattgaattcaatTAGTGTATCCCGTAACTGTGGATTGAATGAATTCGTATGACTAAATGAACGATTATGTATTGACTGActctatttatgaaaaaattgtttctGAATCCACCGAAACAGTGGACGAAAGAATTGGTAATtcagtttatttaatttgtttgcaTAATAAGATTGTGAATTGTAATGGTTAATTGCTTTATCATTTAAAGGTTgcttattttttatgattatacttgaaatatattgtttccaaattattctatttatgtGTATGGAATTGATTTGGGtatattgattatatatataatgaacgTAAATTAAGTTATATGCATTGATGAATTGagatttcaattaaatgttttatgattatgaatctacCGAGACGGTGGAATGAATGattacataattcaattcTCGTTTTAAcatgtattt of the Salvia hispanica cultivar TCC Black 2014 unplaced genomic scaffold, UniMelb_Shisp_WGS_1.0 HiC_scaffold_145, whole genome shotgun sequence genome contains:
- the LOC125198421 gene encoding cytochrome b-c1 complex subunit 8-like, with translation MGKIPVKMKSVTYALSPFQQKVMPGLWKDLSGKISHKISENWISTTLLLGPLVGTYSYVQWYLEKEKMEHRY